In Hymenobacter aquaticus, a single window of DNA contains:
- a CDS encoding TonB-dependent receptor, translated as MLRFITLLTLLFLALEPLARAQSAAAAGSKVTVSGYLRDAANGEALVGASVVVKSLGVGATANEYGFYSLTLPRGTYTVTYTFLGYEPQNLTLTLTESQTRSVRLAVQGVQTGEVVVTGTKPDENVKSTEMSTNRLDMKTVKLVPALLGEVDVIRSIQLLPGISTVGEGASGFNVRGGGVDQNLILLDEAPIYNASHLFGLFSTFNPDAVKDIKLVKGGIPAQYGGRLSSLLDVRMKEGNTQRLGVSGGVGLIMSRLAVEAPIVQDKGSFIVAGRRSYGDLFLKFVPDQKDNQAYFYDLSAKANYTLGEKDRLFVSGYLGRDVFAFGKAFKNTLGNRTGTVRWNHVFNSRLFANVTALVSKYDYGLGVPEGNQSFEWKSNIVNYSLKADFNYYRTPQSTLNFGVSSIYYTFLPGQVTPLSATSIFRPIALDNQQAVEYGAYIDNERTFSPRLSAQYGLRLSMFDYLGGGTVYDYEGPNGRQKTPVNPRQYDKGQLIKRYPNLEPRASLRYALTDNSSLKASYNRMVQYIHLVSNTTASSPLDVWTPSTKNIKPEHADQLAVGYFRNLRDNAYEASVEVFGKRMDNQIDYINGANTLLNKNLEAELLYGRGRAYGAEFYLKKNEGKLTGWISYTLSRSERRIDGINNGNWYVNKYDKTHYLSVVGIYALSARWTVSGTFNYSTGIATTFPDSRYVYQGLVIPNVNGDVRNNYRVPAYHRLDLAATREGKIDPNRRWHSSWTFSVYNAYARRNAYSIYFRQNEDNPAKTEAVRLAVFGSVLPSVSYNFNF; from the coding sequence ATGCTGCGTTTTATCACCCTTCTTACCCTGTTATTCCTGGCGCTGGAGCCGCTGGCCCGGGCCCAGTCGGCGGCGGCGGCCGGCAGCAAAGTCACGGTGAGCGGCTACCTGCGGGACGCCGCCAACGGCGAGGCCCTGGTGGGTGCCTCGGTCGTCGTGAAAAGCCTGGGCGTGGGCGCCACGGCCAACGAGTACGGCTTTTACTCCCTGACCCTGCCCCGCGGCACCTACACCGTGACCTACACCTTTCTGGGCTACGAGCCCCAGAACCTGACCCTGACGCTGACCGAAAGCCAGACCCGCTCGGTGCGCCTGGCGGTGCAGGGCGTGCAAACCGGCGAAGTGGTGGTGACGGGCACGAAGCCCGACGAAAACGTGAAAAGCACCGAAATGAGCACCAACCGCCTCGACATGAAAACCGTGAAGCTGGTGCCGGCTTTGCTGGGCGAAGTCGACGTGATTCGCAGCATTCAGCTCTTGCCGGGCATCAGCACGGTGGGCGAGGGGGCCTCGGGCTTCAACGTGCGCGGCGGCGGCGTGGACCAGAACCTGATCCTGCTGGACGAGGCCCCGATTTATAACGCTTCCCACCTGTTCGGGCTGTTCTCGACCTTCAACCCCGATGCCGTCAAGGACATCAAGCTGGTGAAGGGCGGCATCCCGGCCCAGTACGGCGGCCGGCTGTCGAGTCTGCTCGACGTGCGGATGAAGGAAGGCAACACCCAGCGCCTGGGCGTGTCGGGCGGGGTGGGCCTCATCATGTCGCGCCTAGCCGTGGAAGCGCCGATTGTGCAGGACAAAGGCTCGTTTATCGTGGCCGGGCGGCGCTCCTACGGGGATTTGTTCCTCAAGTTTGTGCCCGACCAGAAAGACAATCAGGCGTATTTCTACGACCTCTCGGCCAAGGCCAACTACACCCTCGGCGAAAAGGACCGGCTGTTTGTATCGGGCTACCTGGGGCGCGACGTGTTTGCCTTCGGCAAGGCTTTCAAGAATACGCTGGGCAACCGCACCGGCACCGTGCGCTGGAACCACGTGTTCAACTCCCGGCTGTTTGCCAACGTGACGGCCTTAGTGAGCAAGTACGACTACGGCCTGGGCGTGCCCGAGGGCAACCAGTCGTTTGAGTGGAAGTCCAACATCGTGAACTACAGCCTCAAGGCCGACTTCAACTACTACCGCACGCCCCAGAGTACGCTCAACTTCGGCGTGAGCAGCATCTACTACACCTTTCTGCCCGGGCAGGTGACGCCGCTGAGCGCGACGTCTATCTTCCGGCCCATTGCCCTCGACAACCAGCAGGCCGTGGAGTACGGGGCGTATATCGACAACGAGCGGACCTTTTCGCCCCGGCTATCGGCCCAGTACGGGCTGCGCCTGAGCATGTTTGACTACCTCGGCGGTGGCACCGTGTACGACTACGAAGGCCCCAACGGCCGCCAGAAAACCCCGGTGAACCCCCGCCAGTACGACAAGGGCCAGCTCATCAAGCGCTACCCCAACCTGGAGCCCCGGGCCTCCTTGCGCTACGCCCTGACGGATAACAGCTCCCTGAAAGCCAGCTACAACCGCATGGTGCAGTACATTCACCTGGTGTCGAACACCACGGCCTCCTCGCCGCTGGACGTCTGGACGCCGAGCACCAAGAACATCAAGCCCGAGCACGCCGACCAGCTGGCCGTGGGCTACTTCCGCAACCTGCGGGATAACGCCTACGAGGCCTCGGTGGAAGTATTCGGCAAGCGCATGGACAACCAGATTGACTACATTAACGGGGCCAATACGCTGCTGAATAAAAACCTGGAAGCCGAGCTGCTCTACGGCCGGGGCCGGGCCTACGGGGCCGAGTTTTACCTGAAAAAGAACGAGGGCAAGCTCACCGGCTGGATCAGCTACACGCTGAGCCGCTCGGAGCGCCGCATCGACGGTATCAACAACGGCAACTGGTACGTGAACAAGTACGACAAGACGCACTACCTCTCGGTGGTGGGCATCTACGCGCTGTCGGCGCGCTGGACGGTGTCGGGCACGTTCAACTACAGCACCGGCATTGCCACCACCTTCCCCGACTCGCGCTACGTGTACCAGGGCCTGGTAATACCCAACGTGAACGGCGACGTGCGCAACAACTACCGCGTGCCCGCCTACCACCGCCTCGATTTGGCCGCCACGCGCGAGGGTAAGATTGACCCCAACCGGCGCTGGCACAGCAGCTGGACGTTCTCGGTCTACAACGCCTACGCCCGCCGCAACGCCTACAGCATCTATTTCCGGCAGAACGAGGACAACCCGGCCAAAACCGAGGCCGTGCGCCTGGCCGTGTTCGGCTCGGTGCTGCCCTCGGTGTCTTACAACTTCAACTTCTAA
- a CDS encoding head GIN domain-containing protein — MNKLLFLGLLPLGLLLGSCDCADIFPDKVTGAGPVVTENRTVPGFSRLELAVDADVYLTQGPTQAVRVEAQQNILDVLQTNVSGERLAIGYGRVNVRGHEPIRIYVTTPSLSSVAVSGSGKVLGQTPWRAASLSTTVSGSGGIDLSVAGGQSLSTDISGSGWVRLAGDAARYDVHLSGSGEVQAFPLTVQAAEVSISGSGSARLTVAQSLHAALSGSGTVYYKGRPTITVHTSGSGRVVDAN, encoded by the coding sequence ATGAACAAACTTCTCTTCCTGGGGCTGCTGCCGCTGGGCCTGCTGCTGGGCAGCTGCGACTGCGCCGACATCTTCCCCGACAAAGTAACCGGCGCGGGGCCGGTGGTAACCGAAAACCGCACCGTGCCGGGCTTCTCCCGCCTCGAGCTGGCCGTGGATGCCGACGTGTACCTAACCCAGGGACCCACCCAGGCCGTGCGCGTCGAGGCCCAGCAAAACATCCTGGACGTGCTGCAAACCAACGTGAGCGGCGAGCGGCTGGCCATCGGCTACGGCCGGGTGAACGTGCGCGGCCACGAGCCCATCCGAATCTACGTGACCACGCCCAGCCTGAGCAGCGTGGCCGTGTCGGGCTCGGGCAAGGTGCTGGGGCAGACCCCCTGGCGGGCCGCCAGCCTGAGCACCACGGTGTCGGGCTCCGGCGGCATCGACCTGAGCGTGGCGGGCGGGCAGAGCCTGAGCACGGATATTTCGGGCTCGGGCTGGGTGCGCCTGGCCGGCGACGCCGCCCGCTACGACGTGCACCTGAGCGGCTCGGGCGAGGTGCAGGCGTTTCCGCTGACGGTGCAAGCCGCCGAGGTCAGCATCAGCGGCTCGGGCAGCGCCCGCCTCACCGTCGCGCAGAGCCTGCATGCCGCGCTCAGCGGCTCGGGCACGGTGTACTACAAAGGCCGCCCCACTATTACGGTGCACACCTCCGGCTCGGGCCGCGTAGTCGACGCCAACTAA
- a CDS encoding RNA polymerase sigma-70 factor encodes MATSPPADALEARLAHLRETDAEAFMEVLFKEFYRPLGNVIQRVVHDRDATEDLLQDVFLRIWNGRATLVISTTYRAYLYRAALNAALRYQERGQRQVAWDDAPPAAEPRTDDALHALYQQEAEDSVEAALARLPPQCRVVFTMSRYDEMSYQQIAETLDISPKTVENQMGKALRIMRQQLSGLLKNLYSFLL; translated from the coding sequence ATGGCTACTTCTCCTCCCGCAGATGCTTTGGAAGCCCGGCTCGCCCACCTGCGCGAGACGGATGCCGAGGCATTCATGGAGGTGCTGTTCAAGGAATTTTACCGGCCGCTGGGCAACGTCATTCAGCGGGTGGTGCACGACCGGGACGCCACCGAGGACCTGTTGCAGGACGTGTTTCTGCGCATCTGGAACGGGCGCGCCACGCTGGTCATCAGCACCACCTACCGGGCTTACCTGTACCGGGCGGCCCTGAACGCGGCCCTGCGCTACCAGGAGCGGGGCCAGCGGCAGGTGGCCTGGGACGACGCGCCGCCCGCGGCCGAGCCCCGCACCGACGATGCCCTGCACGCCCTCTACCAGCAAGAAGCCGAAGACTCGGTGGAAGCCGCCCTGGCCCGGCTGCCGCCCCAGTGCCGGGTGGTGTTTACCATGAGCCGCTACGACGAGATGAGCTACCAGCAGATTGCCGAAACGCTCGATATTTCGCCCAAAACCGTGGAAAACCAGATGGGCAAGGCCCTGCGCATCATGCGCCAGCAGCTGAGCGGCCTGCTCAAAAACCTGTATTCGTTTTTGTTGTAG
- a CDS encoding MFS transporter: MSADTALTPHDPYAALRIPDFRRLISARVCFTVATRVQGLVVAWQIFRLTNDPLALGFIGLAEALPSIGVSLYAGHVADSVKRKNIIMVTVTVLLLCAAALWALASPAGLPLLAKGALYTLPLYVVIFISGIARGFLGPALFSFMPQLLPSREKLANAITWNSTTYQASAVLGPAIGGYLVAHLGVANSYAVAAVLLLLAVVQFAGIASRPLPAREGEKLSLQESVLSGLKFIFSNQLVLAALALDMFAVLFGGAVALLPVFAVDILHVGAAGLGHLEAAPAVGSVLMAVVLTYFPLKRHAGRKLLWAVAGFGAATIAFALSTNFWLSLGLLFLTGVFDSVSVIVRSTLIHTYTPEYMKGRVSAVNNIFIGSSNEIGAFESGAAAKLLGVVRSVVFGGIMTIVVVLVTTWRADKLRSLDMTPKKPEPAPEPVA; encoded by the coding sequence ATGTCTGCTGATACTGCCCTGACTCCCCACGACCCCTACGCCGCGCTGCGGATTCCTGATTTTCGCCGGCTGATTTCGGCCCGGGTGTGCTTTACGGTGGCTACCCGGGTGCAGGGGCTGGTCGTGGCCTGGCAGATTTTTAGGCTCACTAACGACCCGCTGGCCCTGGGCTTTATCGGGCTGGCCGAGGCGCTGCCCAGCATTGGCGTGTCGCTCTACGCGGGGCACGTGGCCGACTCGGTGAAGCGCAAGAACATCATCATGGTGACCGTGACGGTGCTGCTGCTGTGCGCGGCGGCGCTGTGGGCCCTGGCTTCGCCGGCGGGGCTGCCGCTGCTGGCCAAAGGTGCGCTTTACACGCTGCCGCTCTACGTGGTCATCTTCATCAGTGGCATTGCCCGGGGCTTTCTGGGGCCGGCCTTGTTTTCGTTTATGCCCCAGCTGCTGCCCAGCCGCGAAAAGCTGGCCAACGCCATTACCTGGAACAGCACCACCTACCAGGCTTCGGCCGTGCTGGGCCCCGCCATTGGCGGCTACCTGGTGGCCCATCTGGGCGTGGCCAATTCCTACGCCGTGGCGGCGGTGCTGCTGCTGCTGGCCGTAGTGCAGTTTGCCGGCATTGCCTCCCGGCCCCTGCCCGCGCGGGAAGGCGAAAAGCTGAGCTTGCAGGAAAGCGTGCTGAGCGGCCTGAAGTTTATTTTCAGCAACCAACTGGTGCTGGCGGCCCTGGCCCTGGATATGTTTGCCGTGCTCTTCGGGGGGGCCGTGGCCCTGCTGCCCGTGTTTGCCGTCGATATTCTGCACGTGGGGGCGGCGGGCCTGGGCCACCTGGAGGCGGCCCCCGCCGTGGGCTCGGTGCTGATGGCCGTGGTGCTGACGTATTTCCCCCTGAAGCGCCACGCCGGCCGCAAGCTGCTGTGGGCCGTGGCCGGCTTCGGGGCCGCTACCATTGCCTTTGCCTTGTCCACCAACTTCTGGCTGTCGTTGGGGCTGCTGTTTCTCACCGGCGTGTTCGACTCGGTGTCGGTGATTGTGCGCTCCACCCTGATTCACACCTACACCCCGGAGTACATGAAAGGCCGGGTGTCGGCCGTGAACAACATCTTTATCGGGTCGAGCAACGAAATCGGAGCCTTCGAGTCGGGGGCGGCGGCCAAGCTGCTGGGCGTGGTGCGCTCGGTGGTATTCGGCGGCATCATGACCATCGTGGTGGTGCTCGTTACCACCTGGCGGGCCGATAAGCTGCGCAGCCTGGATATGACCCCGAAAAAGCCGGAACCCGCCCCCGAGCCGGTGGCGTAG
- a CDS encoding DUF6799 domain-containing protein: MRYLVLACFAFGGLTLTAAPALAQTTAPAAATQTAALKDGVVRRGGVTLRLQAGQSTRLSAPVTMDNGLVVRPDGIMIGKDGSRQMLPEGKAVNMQGVVVNFTDDMMSAPAIEQRARQVTGQPTETRLPGPAQALVPQRLATELRRTEQRLALLQQLADRLAQRTAAAVGSNASAAPLDRQLQEIDSQLRR, encoded by the coding sequence ATGCGCTACCTCGTCCTCGCCTGCTTCGCCTTCGGTGGCCTAACGCTGACCGCCGCTCCCGCCCTGGCCCAAACAACGGCCCCGGCCGCCGCCACGCAGACGGCGGCCCTCAAGGATGGCGTCGTGCGGCGCGGCGGCGTCACGCTGCGGCTACAGGCCGGGCAGAGCACCCGCCTGTCGGCCCCCGTCACGATGGACAACGGCCTGGTGGTGCGCCCCGACGGCATTATGATTGGCAAAGACGGCTCCCGCCAGATGCTGCCCGAGGGCAAGGCCGTGAATATGCAGGGCGTAGTCGTCAATTTCACGGATGACATGATGTCGGCCCCGGCCATTGAGCAGCGGGCCCGGCAGGTGACGGGGCAGCCTACCGAAACCCGCCTGCCCGGCCCCGCGCAGGCCCTGGTGCCCCAGCGCCTGGCCACCGAGTTGCGCCGCACCGAGCAGCGTCTGGCGCTGCTCCAGCAGCTCGCCGACCGTCTGGCCCAGCGCACCGCCGCCGCGGTAGGCTCCAATGCCAGCGCGGCCCCGCTCGACCGCCAGCTGCAGGAAATTGATTCCCAACTACGGCGCTGA
- a CDS encoding RNA polymerase sigma factor has translation MDTMQPSDSALISLYIAGKEDAFALLLDRHKSRVFTTIMLIVRDEDVAEDLLQDTFIKAIHTMKSGRYNEEGKFSSWICRIAHNLAIDFFRREKRSPLLNLDTTSHAFNSLSLAEEGAEATITREETHARLRELIQELPAVQKEVLIMRHYGDMSFQEIADATGVSINTALGRMRYALINLRKKMAAQPVFYDQNLYPRETAPVRIQRIAG, from the coding sequence ATGGACACCATGCAGCCGAGCGATTCCGCTCTCATATCCCTTTACATCGCCGGTAAGGAAGATGCCTTTGCTTTATTGTTAGATCGGCACAAAAGCCGCGTTTTCACCACCATCATGCTGATTGTGCGCGATGAGGACGTAGCCGAAGATTTGCTGCAGGATACTTTCATCAAAGCTATCCACACCATGAAGAGTGGGCGCTACAACGAGGAAGGTAAGTTCTCCTCCTGGATCTGCCGGATTGCCCACAATCTGGCCATCGACTTTTTCCGTCGCGAAAAACGTAGCCCTTTATTGAACCTTGATACAACAAGTCATGCGTTCAACTCGTTGTCGTTGGCAGAAGAGGGAGCCGAGGCAACCATCACCCGAGAGGAAACCCACGCCCGTCTTCGCGAGCTGATTCAGGAGCTGCCCGCCGTACAGAAAGAAGTGCTCATCATGCGTCATTACGGCGACATGAGCTTTCAGGAAATTGCGGATGCAACCGGGGTGAGCATCAATACAGCGCTGGGGCGTATGCGTTACGCGCTGATCAACCTGCGGAAGAAGATGGCCGCACAACCCGTTTTCTATGATCAAAACCTTTACCCACGAGAAACTGCTCCGGTACGTATACAACGAATTGCCGGCTAA
- a CDS encoding anti-sigma factor → MIKTFTHEKLLRYVYNELPANEHQEIEQALLHDAELATVCADLLLAQRCLDGLKSAPSPRTTDSILQYSRTFLKAG, encoded by the coding sequence ATGATCAAAACCTTTACCCACGAGAAACTGCTCCGGTACGTATACAACGAATTGCCGGCTAATGAGCACCAGGAGATAGAGCAGGCCCTGCTCCACGACGCCGAACTGGCTACTGTGTGCGCCGACCTCCTACTGGCCCAGCGCTGCCTGGACGGCCTGAAAAGTGCCCCCAGCCCGCGTACCACCGATTCGATTTTGCAGTACTCCCGCACCTTTCTCAAGGCTGGGTAA
- the nth gene encoding endonuclease III, with protein MRKPERFRHFLNYFTTHFPEPKTELHYGNPYELIVAVVLSAQCTDKRVNQIMPALLEQFPTPAHLALASAEEIFPFIRSVSYPNNKAKHLAGLGRLLVEEFNSEVPSSIEELQRLPGVGRKTANVVVSVIYNQPAMAVDTHVFRVSHRLGLVPQKATTPLAVEKELVRYIPEALIPKAHHWLILHGRYVCVARTPKCAICPLKGFCKYYATHFGKPNAEAKSPENNVEI; from the coding sequence ATGCGCAAGCCCGAGCGGTTCCGCCACTTTCTGAACTACTTTACCACGCACTTTCCCGAGCCCAAAACGGAGCTGCACTACGGCAACCCCTACGAGCTGATCGTGGCCGTGGTGCTCAGCGCCCAGTGCACCGATAAGCGCGTCAACCAGATTATGCCCGCGCTGCTCGAGCAGTTTCCCACGCCGGCGCATCTGGCTTTGGCCTCGGCCGAGGAGATTTTTCCGTTTATCCGCAGCGTTTCCTACCCTAACAACAAGGCCAAGCACCTGGCGGGGCTGGGCCGGCTGCTGGTCGAGGAATTTAACTCGGAAGTACCCAGCTCCATCGAAGAGCTACAGCGCCTACCGGGCGTGGGGCGCAAAACGGCTAACGTCGTCGTCTCGGTGATTTACAACCAGCCGGCTATGGCCGTCGATACACACGTGTTCCGGGTGTCGCACCGGCTGGGGCTGGTGCCGCAGAAAGCCACGACGCCACTGGCCGTGGAAAAGGAGCTGGTGCGGTATATACCAGAGGCGCTGATCCCGAAGGCCCACCACTGGCTGATTCTGCACGGCCGCTACGTGTGCGTAGCCCGGACGCCAAAGTGCGCTATTTGCCCGCTAAAGGGCTTTTGCAAGTACTACGCCACGCATTTTGGCAAGCCGAATGCCGAAGCAAAGAGCCCGGAAAATAACGTGGAAATCTGA
- a CDS encoding glycosyltransferase family 4 protein — translation MHIAVFSQYHTNPDCPATSRHYSLLAHLAQSHRVTLITTRTWETQRLTQQYPWLPAGVEMRAAEVPYENKMGVARRVLSFGQYAAYAVREGLKLERPDVIWGISTPLTAAWAAAQVAKRRQIPWVFEVQDLWPSFPIAMGAVPTRWAQNRLFALEKSLYQSARHILPLSPDMTRYVENLGVAGEKITTVLNGTDLDLAARATPEAVEKLRTEQGLAGKQVILYAGTFGRANDIPTLVAAAEQLALVRPEVVWLFMGLGFYEPLVRAAAGRCASIRVVVPQPRHAVFAWFRLADVSVVSFLNLPVLDANSPAKFYDSLAVGTPVVVTNRGWTKQLVEEHGCGWYAPAGDAEALRNKLLEVLAQPNVLREAGRRGQAVATADFDRQQIARTIQTILEESARV, via the coding sequence GTGCACATTGCCGTTTTCAGCCAGTACCACACCAATCCTGACTGTCCGGCAACGAGCCGCCACTACTCTTTGCTGGCCCACCTGGCCCAGTCGCACCGCGTCACCCTGATTACGACCCGCACCTGGGAAACGCAGCGCCTGACGCAGCAGTACCCCTGGCTGCCGGCGGGCGTGGAAATGCGGGCCGCCGAGGTGCCCTACGAAAACAAGATGGGCGTCGCCCGGCGGGTGTTGTCGTTTGGGCAATACGCGGCCTACGCCGTGCGGGAAGGCCTGAAGCTGGAGCGGCCCGACGTCATCTGGGGCATCTCCACGCCGCTGACGGCTGCCTGGGCCGCCGCGCAGGTCGCGAAGCGCCGCCAGATTCCCTGGGTGTTTGAGGTGCAGGACCTGTGGCCGTCGTTTCCTATTGCCATGGGCGCCGTGCCCACGCGCTGGGCCCAGAATCGGCTGTTTGCCCTGGAAAAAAGCCTGTACCAGAGTGCCCGCCACATCCTGCCGCTGTCTCCGGACATGACCCGCTACGTGGAGAACTTGGGCGTAGCTGGTGAGAAAATTACCACGGTCCTCAACGGCACCGACCTGGACCTGGCGGCCCGGGCGACTCCGGAAGCCGTGGAAAAGCTGCGGACGGAGCAAGGATTGGCCGGCAAGCAGGTTATCCTCTACGCCGGTACCTTCGGCCGGGCCAACGACATTCCGACGCTGGTCGCCGCCGCCGAGCAGCTGGCCCTCGTCAGGCCCGAGGTGGTGTGGCTGTTCATGGGGCTGGGTTTTTACGAGCCGCTGGTCCGGGCGGCGGCGGGGCGTTGTGCCAGCATCCGGGTGGTAGTGCCCCAGCCCCGGCACGCGGTTTTTGCCTGGTTCCGGCTGGCCGACGTCTCCGTGGTTTCTTTCCTGAACCTGCCGGTGCTAGATGCCAACTCCCCCGCCAAGTTCTACGACAGCCTGGCCGTGGGCACGCCGGTCGTCGTGACTAATCGGGGCTGGACTAAGCAGCTGGTAGAAGAGCACGGCTGTGGCTGGTACGCCCCGGCCGGCGACGCCGAAGCCCTGCGCAACAAGCTCCTCGAAGTGCTGGCTCAACCCAATGTGCTCCGCGAAGCCGGGCGCCGGGGGCAAGCCGTAGCCACCGCGGACTTCGACCGCCAGCAGATTGCCCGCACCATCCAGACTATTCTGGAAGAAAGCGCAAGAGTTTAA
- the gldB gene encoding gliding motility lipoprotein GldB: MTYIPASLRLLLTGLLSTVVLLSGCTSTETCQPDPEVAKVPVTVQLQRLEQPFFQIRNVAQAQQFLQQQPAFATYFLGRKQFPSEDILAEKLVSLATNQGLQKLGRESAAEFKDQALQAELKQLFQHVRYYFPAFPVPPVKTFVSGLSQDLFVNDSLMVLGLDFFAGSKASYRPNVPEYILRRYEPAYLIPTAALAISSKYNQKKLTDQTMLSEMVQFGKSLYFAEKVLPCTPDTLLVGFTNNELANLQYNEGKVWAHFIEKNLLYNTSPFTIQKYIGERPNVPEIDKTCPGRVGAWVGWQIVRKYMADHPNVTLAQLMAQQDPQRILNESRYRPKRK, translated from the coding sequence GTGACTTACATTCCTGCCTCCCTGCGCCTTTTGCTGACCGGCTTGCTGAGCACCGTGGTGCTGCTGAGCGGCTGCACGTCCACCGAAACCTGCCAGCCCGACCCGGAAGTGGCCAAGGTGCCCGTGACGGTGCAGCTGCAGCGACTGGAGCAGCCCTTCTTCCAGATCCGGAACGTGGCCCAGGCCCAGCAGTTTCTGCAGCAGCAGCCGGCCTTTGCCACCTATTTTCTGGGCCGCAAGCAGTTTCCTTCGGAGGATATTCTGGCCGAAAAACTGGTCAGCCTAGCTACCAACCAAGGCTTGCAGAAGCTGGGCCGGGAATCGGCGGCCGAGTTCAAGGATCAGGCGCTGCAAGCTGAGCTGAAGCAGCTGTTTCAGCACGTGCGCTACTATTTCCCGGCGTTTCCGGTGCCGCCCGTCAAGACCTTCGTGAGCGGGCTGAGTCAGGACCTGTTTGTGAACGACAGCCTGATGGTGCTGGGCCTCGACTTTTTTGCCGGCTCCAAAGCCAGCTACCGGCCCAACGTGCCCGAGTACATTCTGCGCCGCTACGAACCCGCCTATCTGATTCCCACGGCGGCCCTGGCTATTTCCAGCAAGTACAACCAGAAGAAGCTCACCGACCAGACCATGCTCAGCGAGATGGTGCAGTTTGGCAAGTCCTTGTACTTCGCCGAAAAGGTGCTGCCCTGCACGCCCGATACGCTGCTGGTGGGCTTCACCAACAACGAGCTGGCCAACCTGCAGTATAACGAAGGCAAGGTGTGGGCCCACTTCATCGAGAAAAACCTGCTTTACAACACCAGCCCGTTCACCATCCAGAAGTACATCGGGGAGCGGCCCAACGTGCCCGAAATCGACAAAACCTGCCCCGGCCGGGTAGGGGCCTGGGTGGGCTGGCAGATCGTGCGCAAGTACATGGCCGACCACCCCAACGTGACGCTGGCCCAGCTCATGGCCCAGCAAGACCCGCAGCGGATCCTGAACGAGTCGCGCTACCGGCCGAAGCGGAAATAA
- a CDS encoding porin family protein produces the protein MKKLLLAALVLGASAGTASAQVEIGLKLSPSITYLRADSPSNLNFQNEKSKLSLGGGLVVDYFFGQNYAFSSGVWLTSKGGTISYLDRDPNSTSTTPSVRREQKIALQYLEVPVTVKLFTNDIATDTKLYFQLGGTAGGVIATRINGEKRYQDPSNGNTETTASKHVIIPDLSALIGGGVEYQLGQSTKIFGGLSYHRGLVNIDKYFDKDRGFQDVSLKNNEIALDLGLKF, from the coding sequence ATGAAAAAATTGCTTCTCGCAGCGTTGGTTCTGGGTGCCTCGGCCGGCACGGCTTCGGCCCAGGTTGAAATCGGCCTCAAACTGTCTCCTTCCATTACGTATCTGCGCGCTGATTCGCCTTCCAATCTGAACTTTCAGAACGAAAAGAGCAAGCTCAGCCTCGGGGGCGGCCTGGTGGTCGACTACTTCTTCGGCCAGAACTACGCCTTCAGCTCCGGGGTCTGGCTCACCAGCAAAGGCGGCACCATCAGCTACCTCGACCGGGACCCGAACTCTACCTCCACGACTCCCAGCGTGCGGCGGGAGCAGAAAATTGCCCTGCAGTACCTGGAAGTGCCCGTGACGGTGAAGCTGTTTACCAACGACATTGCCACCGATACCAAGCTGTATTTCCAACTCGGCGGCACGGCCGGCGGCGTCATTGCCACCCGCATCAACGGCGAGAAGCGGTACCAGGACCCCAGCAACGGCAACACCGAAACCACCGCCTCCAAACACGTTATCATCCCGGATTTGTCGGCCCTCATCGGGGGGGGCGTAGAGTACCAGCTGGGCCAGAGCACCAAGATTTTCGGCGGCCTTTCCTATCACCGCGGCCTGGTCAACATCGACAAATACTTCGACAAGGACCGGGGTTTTCAGGATGTCAGCCTCAAAAACAACGAAATAGCCCTCGACCTCGGACTCAAGTTTTAA